A window from Cryptomeria japonica chromosome 1, Sugi_1.0, whole genome shotgun sequence encodes these proteins:
- the LOC131060259 gene encoding probable strigolactone esterase DAD2, whose translation MTKDCGVLEALNVKVIGCGDRTLVLSHGFGGDQSVWNKILPSLSKKFKIIVFDMVFSGNVDAKHFDFERYTSLSAYAADLLTILEELKVEKCLYVGHSVSGMVGCIAAIQRPKLFEKLVLLCASPRYLNDESYQGGFEQGDIDVILSRIKTDYVAWVSSFASQVVGVDDPYIVKEYITTIKNMKPEIALAVAKTIFESDLRSILCEVKSPCSIIQTRKDIAVPTAIPYYMQGSLGGDMNTVYVLDIDGHLPQLTSPEMLVQVFVQVFGCST comes from the exons ATGACTAAAGATTGTGGAGTCTTAGAAGCTCTAAATGTGAAAGTTATAGGGTGTGGTGACAGAACATTAGTTCTGTCACATGGCTTTGGTGGAGACCAGTCAGTATGGAATAAAATCTTGCCTTCTCTGTCAAAAAAATTTAAGATCATAGTGTTTGACATGGTATTCTCTGGCAATGTGGATGCCAAGCATTTTGACTTTGAGAGATACACATCACTCTCTGCTTATGCAGCTGATCTTCTCACTATTCTGGAGGAACTCAAAGTTGAGAAATGCTTGTATGTTGGTCACTCTGTCTCTGGCATGGTGGGCTGTATTGCTGCCATTCAGAGACCCAAACTGTTTGAGAAACTAGTCTTACTGTGTGCCTCTCCAAG GTATTTGAACGATGAATCTTACCAGGGAGGATTTGAGCAGGGAGATATTGATGTGATACTGAGCAGAATAAAAACTGATTATGTAGCATGGGTTTCAAGCTTTGCTTCTCAGGTGGTGGGTGTAGATGACCCCTATATAGTAAAGGAATACATTACAACAATAAAGAATATGAAGCCTGAAATTGCACTTGCAGTTGCCAAGACCATCTTTGAGAGTGATCTGAGAAGCATATTATGTGAAGTGAAGAGCCCATGCAGTATTATCCAAACAAGAAAGGACATAGCTGTTCCAACAGCTATACCATATTACATGCAGGGCAGCCTTGGAGGAGATATGAATACAGTGTATGTGCTTGATATAGATGGGCATCTGCCACAATTAACTTCCCCTGAGATGTTAGTCCAGGTGTTTGTGCAGGTTTTTGGATGCTCAACTTAA